In the genome of Streptomyces globosus, one region contains:
- the cbiQ gene encoding cobalt ECF transporter T component CbiQ — MGAGHAHRLHLERSSPVHALPPHCKIVAAFAFVLVVVSTPREAVWAFGLYALLLAAVAAAARIPPAFVLRRMLVEVPFVAFAVLMPFVAEGERVEVLGASLSVSGLWGAWNVLAKGTLGVAASVLLAATTELRALLLGLQRLRLPPLLVQIATFMIRYGDVIADELRRMSIARRSRGFEARGIRHWGVLAKTAGALFIRSYERGERVHLAMVSRGYTGSMPVIDNVTATRAQWARAAVLPTAALAVCLIGWTL; from the coding sequence ATGGGGGCGGGCCACGCCCACCGGCTCCACCTGGAGCGGAGCTCGCCGGTCCACGCACTGCCCCCGCACTGCAAGATCGTCGCGGCGTTCGCGTTCGTCCTGGTCGTGGTGTCCACCCCGCGCGAGGCGGTGTGGGCCTTCGGCCTGTACGCCCTCCTCCTCGCCGCCGTCGCCGCCGCGGCCCGCATCCCGCCCGCCTTCGTGCTGCGCCGGATGCTGGTCGAGGTGCCGTTCGTCGCGTTCGCCGTCCTCATGCCGTTCGTCGCGGAGGGCGAGCGCGTCGAGGTGCTCGGGGCGTCCCTGTCCGTCTCCGGACTGTGGGGCGCCTGGAACGTCCTCGCCAAGGGCACCCTCGGCGTCGCCGCCTCCGTCCTGCTCGCCGCGACCACCGAGCTGCGCGCCCTGCTGCTCGGCCTCCAGCGGCTGAGGCTGCCCCCGCTGCTCGTCCAGATCGCCACCTTCATGATCCGCTACGGGGACGTCATCGCCGACGAGCTGCGCCGGATGTCGATCGCCCGCCGCTCGCGCGGCTTCGAGGCCCGCGGCATCCGGCACTGGGGCGTCCTCGCGAAGACCGCCGGCGCGCTGTTCATCCGCTCCTACGAACGCGGCGAACGCGTCCACCTCGCCATGGTCAGCCGCGGCTACACCGGCTCCATGCCGGTCATCGACAACGTCACGGCCACCCGCGCCCAATGGGCCCGCGCGGCCGTACTCCCGACGGCGGCCCTCGCCGTCTGCCTGATCGGATGGACCCTGTGA
- a CDS encoding energy-coupling factor ABC transporter permease yields MHVPDGFIDAPVSAAAGVLAAGAVAVSLRGARRELDERTAPLAGLVAAFIFAVQMLNFPVAAGTSGHLLGGALAAILVGPYTGVLCISVVLLMQGVLFADGGLTALGVNITVMGVVTVITAHLVFRGLLAVLPRNRGSALASAFAAALVSVPASAAAFTLLYAVGGTTDVPVGKVLAAMLGVHVLIGIGEAAITAATVGAVLAVRPDLVHGVKGLAAPLKLRVGGELVDAPAAEAPAGPARSGRSGRAVWAAGLAAALLLAGFVSFYASASPDGLEKVAADQGIDAKADQYEHATADSPLADYGVKDVDDERLSVGLAGVIGVGATVAVGTGVFWAARSRRTPAARPAAHPETSAV; encoded by the coding sequence ATGCACGTGCCCGACGGATTCATCGACGCCCCCGTGTCCGCGGCCGCCGGTGTCCTCGCCGCCGGCGCGGTCGCCGTCAGCCTCCGCGGTGCCCGCCGCGAGCTCGACGAGCGCACCGCCCCGCTTGCCGGACTCGTCGCCGCCTTCATCTTCGCCGTGCAGATGCTGAACTTCCCGGTCGCGGCCGGCACCAGCGGGCACCTCCTCGGCGGGGCGCTCGCCGCGATACTCGTCGGCCCCTACACCGGCGTGCTGTGCATCTCGGTGGTCCTGCTGATGCAGGGCGTCCTCTTCGCCGACGGCGGGCTCACCGCCCTCGGCGTCAACATCACCGTCATGGGCGTGGTCACCGTGATCACCGCTCACCTGGTCTTCCGCGGCCTGCTCGCCGTCCTGCCCCGGAACCGGGGGTCCGCCCTCGCGTCCGCCTTCGCCGCCGCGCTCGTCTCCGTGCCCGCCTCCGCCGCGGCGTTCACCCTGCTGTACGCCGTCGGCGGCACCACGGACGTGCCCGTCGGCAAGGTGCTCGCCGCCATGCTCGGCGTCCACGTCCTGATCGGCATCGGCGAGGCCGCCATCACCGCCGCGACCGTCGGCGCCGTCCTCGCCGTCCGCCCGGACCTCGTCCACGGGGTCAAGGGCCTCGCCGCCCCGCTGAAGCTGCGCGTCGGCGGCGAACTCGTCGACGCCCCGGCCGCCGAGGCCCCCGCCGGTCCCGCCCGCTCCGGCCGCTCCGGCCGCGCCGTGTGGGCCGCCGGCCTGGCCGCCGCCCTCCTCCTCGCCGGGTTCGTCTCCTTCTACGCCTCCGCCAGCCCCGACGGCCTGGAGAAGGTCGCCGCCGACCAGGGCATCGACGCCAAGGCCGACCAGTACGAGCACGCCACCGCCGACTCGCCCCTCGCCGACTACGGCGTCAAGGACGTCGACGACGAGCGCCTCTCCGTCGGCCTCGCCGGCGTCATCGGCGTCGGCGCGACCGTCGCCGTCGGCACGGGCGTCTTCTGGGCGGCCCGCAGCCGCCGCACGCCGGCCGCGCGCCCCGCGGCCCACCCCGAGACCTCGGCGGTCTGA
- a CDS encoding SsgA family sporulation/cell division regulator — MSPTAENPTGPASGAATAALTAVAAATAVVPGVEERVIARVISDDPLYRKIPVALRYAPAEPLAVRIVFPAGLSPEGTDNEWVLPRALLESGLQAPTGTGDVRVWPCGRVQAVVELHSPEGVAVIQFDIAALRRFLRRASASAPAASATRPA; from the coding sequence ATGTCGCCGACCGCCGAGAATCCGACCGGGCCCGCATCAGGGGCCGCCACCGCCGCGCTCACCGCCGTCGCGGCCGCCACCGCCGTGGTCCCCGGCGTCGAGGAACGCGTCATCGCCCGCGTCATCAGCGACGATCCGCTCTACCGGAAGATCCCCGTCGCGCTGCGGTACGCGCCGGCCGAGCCGCTCGCCGTGCGGATCGTCTTCCCCGCGGGCCTCTCGCCCGAGGGCACCGACAACGAGTGGGTCCTTCCGCGGGCCCTGCTGGAGTCCGGGCTCCAGGCCCCCACGGGCACCGGCGACGTGCGTGTCTGGCCCTGCGGCCGGGTCCAGGCCGTCGTCGAACTCCACTCCCCCGAGGGAGTCGCGGTCATCCAGTTCGACATCGCCGCGCTGCGCCGCTTCCTGCGCCGCGCCTCCGCCTCCGCCCCGGCCGCCTCCGCCACCCGCCCGGCGTAA
- a CDS encoding MMPL family transporter, which yields MATFLYRLGRGAFRRRGLVALIWVALLFAAGFGAASASAPTSGSFSMPGTEAQKAFDLLDEKFPGMAADGASARIVVKAPQGARITDEANKAQVQKIVSGIQEGPGKAQVASVADPFQVQAVSQDGSTAYVSVKYTVSGMELKDETREALTESGDAAKKAGLTVEIGGDALMAAPETGSGEVIGILVAGVVLVITFGSLVAAGLPLLTALIGVGIGVSAITALANVLDLGTTTSTLAMMIGLAVGIDYALFIVSRYRVELAEGHERDEAAGRAAGTAGSAVVFAGLTVVIALAGLAVVNIPMLTKMGLAAAGTVVIAVLVALTLVPSILGFAGRKVLPAGTKSRLFGKGRPAGAEPKANAGTRWASFVLRRPVAVLLLGVVGLGAIAVPAGSLEMGLPDDGSQPVSTTQRRAYDLLSEGFGPGFNGPLMVVVDGDKKLAEAAEARIKGMEGVAVVTPPAPNEAGDAAVITVIPKDRPSSAATEGLVREIRESSGDEVLVTGATAMNIDFSQKMDEALLPYLALVVGLAFLLLTVVFRSILVPLKAALGFLLSVVAALGAVVAVFQWGWLGSLFGVEQTGPIMSMMPIFMVGVVFGLAMDYEVFLVTRMREAYVHGERPGQAIVTGFKYSARVVVAAAVIMIAVFAGFIGSSEQMVKMIGFGLAVAVFFDAFVVRMAIVPAVLALLGHRAWALPGWLDRILPNVDVEGESLRKHLAGGDSGEGTGKDRELVSA from the coding sequence GTGGCCACCTTCCTCTACCGTCTCGGCAGGGGCGCCTTCAGGCGCCGCGGCCTCGTCGCCCTCATATGGGTGGCGCTGCTGTTCGCCGCCGGCTTCGGCGCGGCATCGGCGTCCGCCCCCACCTCCGGATCCTTCTCGATGCCCGGCACGGAGGCCCAGAAGGCCTTCGACCTGCTCGACGAGAAGTTCCCGGGCATGGCCGCCGACGGCGCGTCCGCCCGGATCGTCGTCAAGGCGCCGCAGGGCGCCAGGATCACCGACGAGGCGAACAAGGCACAGGTCCAGAAGATCGTCTCCGGCATCCAGGAGGGACCGGGCAAGGCCCAGGTCGCCTCGGTCGCCGACCCCTTCCAGGTGCAGGCCGTCAGCCAGGACGGCTCCACCGCGTACGTGAGCGTCAAGTACACCGTCAGCGGCATGGAGCTGAAGGACGAGACGCGCGAGGCGCTCACCGAGTCCGGCGACGCGGCGAAGAAGGCCGGGCTGACCGTCGAGATCGGCGGCGACGCCCTGATGGCGGCCCCCGAGACCGGCTCGGGCGAGGTCATCGGCATCCTCGTCGCCGGCGTCGTGCTGGTCATCACCTTCGGCTCGCTGGTCGCGGCGGGGCTGCCGCTGCTGACCGCGCTGATCGGCGTCGGCATCGGCGTCTCCGCCATCACCGCGCTCGCGAACGTGCTGGACCTCGGCACCACCACCTCGACCCTCGCGATGATGATCGGCCTCGCGGTCGGCATCGACTACGCCCTCTTCATCGTCTCCCGCTACCGCGTGGAGCTCGCCGAGGGCCACGAGCGGGACGAGGCCGCGGGCCGCGCCGCCGGAACCGCCGGCTCCGCGGTCGTCTTCGCCGGCCTGACCGTGGTCATCGCCCTGGCCGGCCTGGCCGTCGTCAACATCCCGATGCTGACCAAGATGGGCCTCGCCGCCGCGGGCACCGTCGTCATCGCCGTCCTCGTCGCCCTGACGCTCGTCCCGTCCATCCTGGGCTTCGCCGGGCGCAAGGTACTCCCGGCGGGGACGAAGAGCAGGCTGTTCGGCAAGGGCCGGCCGGCCGGCGCCGAGCCCAAGGCCAACGCCGGCACCCGGTGGGCGAGCTTCGTGCTCCGCCGCCCCGTCGCCGTCCTGCTCCTCGGCGTGGTCGGCCTCGGCGCGATCGCCGTCCCGGCGGGCAGCCTGGAGATGGGCCTGCCCGACGACGGCTCCCAGCCGGTCTCCACCACCCAGCGCCGGGCGTACGACCTGCTGTCCGAGGGCTTCGGGCCCGGCTTCAACGGCCCGCTGATGGTCGTCGTCGACGGCGACAAGAAGCTGGCCGAGGCCGCAGAGGCGCGGATCAAGGGCATGGAGGGCGTGGCCGTGGTCACCCCGCCCGCGCCCAACGAGGCGGGCGACGCCGCGGTGATCACCGTCATTCCGAAGGACCGGCCGTCCTCCGCGGCGACCGAGGGCCTCGTCCGCGAGATCCGCGAATCCAGCGGCGACGAGGTGCTCGTCACCGGCGCCACCGCGATGAACATCGACTTCTCGCAGAAGATGGACGAGGCGCTGCTGCCCTACCTGGCGCTCGTCGTCGGCCTCGCCTTCCTGCTGCTGACGGTGGTCTTCCGCTCGATCCTCGTCCCGCTCAAGGCGGCCCTCGGGTTCCTGCTGTCGGTGGTGGCCGCCCTCGGCGCGGTCGTCGCGGTCTTCCAGTGGGGCTGGCTGGGCTCGCTGTTCGGGGTCGAGCAGACCGGTCCGATCATGAGCATGATGCCGATCTTCATGGTGGGCGTCGTCTTCGGCCTGGCGATGGACTACGAGGTCTTCCTCGTCACCCGCATGCGCGAGGCGTACGTGCACGGCGAGCGGCCCGGCCAGGCCATCGTGACCGGCTTCAAGTACAGCGCGCGGGTCGTCGTCGCCGCGGCCGTCATCATGATCGCGGTGTTCGCGGGCTTCATCGGCTCCAGCGAGCAGATGGTCAAGATGATCGGCTTCGGCCTGGCCGTCGCCGTCTTCTTCGACGCCTTCGTCGTCCGCATGGCCATCGTCCCGGCGGTGCTGGCGCTGCTCGGCCACCGGGCGTGGGCGCTGCCGGGCTGGCTGGACCGGATTCTGCCGAACGTGGACGTCGAGGGCGAGAGCCTGCGCAAGCACCTGGCCGGCGGGGACTCCGGCGAGGGGACGGGCAAGGACCGCGAGCTGGTCAGCGCCTGA
- a CDS encoding TetR/AcrR family transcriptional regulator, which yields MSDEVSSRRSRITPEREAELHGAVLDLLREVGYEALTMDAVATRTRSSKATLYRQWGSKPELVARALRCTQPVPLAEIDTGSLRGDFGLMVQYSDDAQMAKDTALLRGLAHAVHESPELHKALRDLLVEPELNGMQLMLQRAVERGEVSPDCPALEFVPHVIVGAFIALPLIEDRPVDRAFLGEFIDAVVFPALGV from the coding sequence ATGTCCGACGAGGTGTCGTCGCGGCGCAGCCGCATCACCCCCGAGCGCGAGGCCGAACTCCACGGGGCGGTCCTGGACCTGCTCCGGGAGGTCGGGTACGAGGCGCTCACCATGGACGCCGTCGCCACCCGCACCAGGTCCAGCAAGGCCACCCTCTACCGCCAGTGGGGGAGCAAGCCGGAGCTGGTCGCCCGGGCCCTTCGCTGCACCCAGCCGGTCCCCCTCGCGGAGATCGACACGGGCAGCCTGCGCGGGGACTTCGGGCTCATGGTCCAGTACTCCGACGACGCGCAGATGGCCAAGGACACCGCCCTGCTGCGGGGCCTGGCGCATGCCGTCCACGAGAGCCCGGAGCTCCACAAGGCGCTGCGGGACCTGCTGGTCGAACCGGAGCTCAACGGCATGCAGCTGATGCTGCAGCGGGCCGTCGAGCGGGGTGAGGTCTCCCCGGACTGCCCCGCCCTGGAGTTCGTGCCGCACGTCATCGTGGGGGCGTTCATCGCGCTCCCGCTGATCGAGGACCGTCCCGTCGACCGGGCCTTCCTCGGAGAGTTCATCGACGCCGTGGTGTTCCCCGCCCTCGGCGTCTGA
- a CDS encoding S41 family peptidase: MSHDVAYLRFPHLHDDLLCFAAEDDLWVAPLVPDGASPGRAWRITVDRTRIGHPRFSPDGSHIAFTTWRSLDPEVHLAPVEGGPARRLSHWGATDTRVCGWTPPDKDGRSDILAVSSHGQPFSHYAWAYSLPTDGSPGGRLPWGPVSDIAVHDEAAADGSVERRTLLLTGKPPHEPAAWKRYRGGATGRLWLHGKRLLEDIGGHIAAPMFVGGRIAFLSDHQGIGNLYSCLPDGTDLRRHTDHEEFYARHAASDGSRVVYQCAGELWLVEDFGPDGTPRKLQVRLGGPRAGRRTHQVPAAHHVDSLSVDTTGRASAVVVRGSLYWLTHRDGPARTIADTPGVRVRLPEMLGTGGQVAYVTDAEGEDAVEIAYLPRASGEREPRRLASGKLGRVLELLADPDGERLAIASHDGRLLLLDATEESNGEVTELVASVNGPVTDLAFSPDGAWLAWSHPGIGRSLRQIRMARISGTGPRTVVDVTNGRFEDDHPVFTRDGRYLAFLSWRGFDPVYDVHTGDLSFPLGCRPYLVPLSSATPSPFAFTPDGRPAAGGLDPVEGESGEGDGSVTVEVEGLENRVTPFPVSASKYSALQPVSGGGLVWLRWPISGALGETFANPADTSGKPTLEHFDITKARKTELASGLDWFAVSGDGTRLVLNDDGDLRAVPATESGDGDSTVYLDLRRILHEVDPPAEWRQAYEEAGRLIRAYFWDPKMCGIDWDGILAQYRPLVERVASPDEFADLLREVLGELGTSHAYVSAARRNEGPPHYQRPIGLLGANLVCRDGNWVVKRILPGESSDSKARSPLAGTGIREGAVLTHVDGRPVDAVAGPYPLLAAAGGTTVELTFEPAEGEGRARRVAVVPLIDERPLRYQDWVSKRRAVVREISGGRCGYLHIPDMGGSGWAQFNRDLRMEMSRPALIVDVRGNAGGHISELVVEKLTRSILGWDLTRDAQAVSYASNAPRGPIVALADEATSSDGDMITAAFKLLGLGPVVGQRTWGGVVGMTGRHVLGDGTVITVPMNAAWFEGHGWSIENQGVEPDYAILRTPLDWAEGRHAQLADAVHLALELLEAQPAAVPPGYTDVPDLRRPKLPPR; encoded by the coding sequence GTGAGCCACGACGTCGCGTACCTCCGCTTCCCCCACCTCCACGACGACCTCCTGTGCTTCGCCGCCGAGGACGACCTGTGGGTCGCCCCGCTCGTCCCCGACGGCGCCTCCCCCGGCCGGGCGTGGCGGATCACGGTGGACCGGACCCGCATCGGCCACCCCCGCTTCTCCCCCGACGGCAGCCACATCGCCTTCACCACGTGGCGCAGCCTGGACCCGGAGGTGCACCTCGCGCCCGTCGAGGGCGGCCCTGCCCGCCGGCTCAGCCACTGGGGCGCCACCGACACCCGGGTCTGCGGCTGGACGCCGCCCGACAAGGACGGCCGCAGCGACATCCTCGCCGTCTCCTCGCACGGGCAGCCCTTCTCCCACTACGCGTGGGCGTACAGCCTGCCCACCGACGGCTCCCCCGGCGGCCGGCTGCCCTGGGGCCCGGTGTCCGACATCGCGGTGCACGACGAGGCCGCCGCGGACGGCTCCGTCGAGCGGCGCACCCTGCTGCTGACCGGCAAGCCCCCGCACGAGCCGGCCGCGTGGAAGCGCTACCGCGGCGGCGCCACCGGCCGGCTCTGGCTGCACGGCAAGCGGCTGCTGGAGGACATCGGAGGGCATATCGCCGCGCCCATGTTCGTCGGCGGCCGCATCGCCTTCCTCTCCGACCACCAGGGCATCGGCAACCTCTACTCCTGCCTGCCCGACGGCACCGACCTGCGCCGGCACACCGACCACGAGGAGTTCTACGCCCGCCACGCCGCGAGCGACGGCTCCCGCGTCGTCTACCAGTGCGCCGGCGAGCTGTGGCTCGTCGAGGACTTCGGCCCCGACGGCACCCCGCGGAAGCTCCAGGTCCGCCTCGGCGGCCCGCGGGCGGGCAGGCGCACCCACCAGGTGCCCGCCGCCCACCACGTCGACTCGCTGTCCGTCGACACCACCGGGCGGGCCAGCGCCGTCGTCGTCCGCGGCAGCCTGTACTGGCTCACGCACCGCGACGGCCCGGCCCGCACGATCGCCGACACGCCGGGGGTGCGGGTGCGGCTGCCGGAGATGCTCGGCACCGGCGGCCAGGTCGCGTACGTCACGGACGCCGAGGGCGAGGACGCCGTCGAGATCGCCTACCTGCCGCGCGCCTCGGGCGAACGGGAGCCGCGCCGGCTGGCCTCCGGGAAGCTGGGGCGCGTACTGGAGCTGCTGGCCGACCCGGACGGGGAGCGCCTCGCCATCGCCTCGCACGACGGCCGGCTGCTGCTCCTCGACGCGACGGAGGAGTCCAACGGCGAGGTCACCGAGCTGGTCGCGTCCGTCAACGGGCCCGTCACCGACCTGGCGTTCTCCCCGGACGGGGCGTGGCTGGCGTGGTCGCACCCGGGCATCGGCCGGTCGCTGCGGCAGATCAGGATGGCCAGGATCTCCGGCACCGGGCCGCGGACCGTCGTGGACGTGACGAACGGCCGCTTCGAGGACGACCACCCCGTCTTCACCCGGGACGGCCGCTACCTGGCCTTCCTGTCGTGGCGCGGCTTCGACCCGGTCTACGACGTGCACACCGGCGACCTGTCGTTCCCGCTGGGCTGCCGGCCCTACCTGGTGCCGCTGTCGTCGGCGACCCCCTCGCCGTTCGCGTTCACCCCCGACGGGCGGCCCGCGGCGGGCGGCCTCGACCCGGTGGAGGGCGAGTCCGGCGAGGGCGACGGCTCGGTGACGGTGGAGGTGGAGGGGCTGGAGAACCGGGTGACGCCGTTCCCGGTGTCGGCGTCGAAGTACTCGGCGCTGCAGCCGGTCAGCGGCGGCGGGCTGGTGTGGCTGCGCTGGCCGATCTCGGGCGCCCTCGGCGAGACGTTCGCCAATCCCGCCGACACCAGCGGCAAGCCGACCCTGGAGCACTTCGACATCACGAAGGCCCGCAAGACCGAACTGGCCTCCGGCCTGGACTGGTTCGCGGTCAGCGGCGACGGCACCCGCCTCGTCCTCAACGACGACGGCGACCTGCGGGCCGTCCCGGCCACCGAGTCCGGCGACGGCGACTCCACCGTCTACCTGGACCTGCGGCGCATCCTGCACGAGGTGGACCCGCCCGCCGAGTGGCGGCAGGCCTACGAGGAGGCCGGGCGGCTGATCCGCGCCTACTTCTGGGACCCGAAGATGTGCGGGATCGACTGGGACGGCATCCTCGCCCAGTACCGGCCGCTCGTCGAACGCGTCGCCTCCCCCGACGAGTTCGCCGACCTGCTGCGCGAGGTCCTCGGCGAGCTGGGCACGTCCCACGCGTATGTCTCCGCGGCCCGCCGCAACGAGGGCCCGCCGCACTACCAGCGCCCCATCGGCCTGCTCGGGGCCAACCTGGTGTGCCGCGACGGGAACTGGGTCGTCAAGCGGATCCTGCCCGGCGAGTCCTCGGACTCCAAGGCCCGCTCCCCGCTGGCCGGCACCGGCATCCGGGAGGGCGCCGTCCTCACGCACGTCGACGGCCGGCCCGTCGACGCCGTGGCCGGCCCGTACCCGCTGCTCGCGGCGGCCGGCGGCACGACCGTCGAGCTGACCTTCGAGCCGGCCGAGGGCGAGGGGCGCGCCCGCCGGGTGGCGGTGGTCCCGCTGATCGACGAGCGGCCGCTGCGCTACCAGGACTGGGTGTCCAAGCGGCGCGCGGTGGTCCGCGAGATCAGCGGCGGCCGCTGCGGCTACCTGCACATCCCCGACATGGGCGGCTCGGGCTGGGCGCAGTTCAACCGCGACCTGCGGATGGAGATGTCCCGGCCCGCGCTGATCGTGGACGTACGGGGCAACGCGGGCGGGCACATCAGCGAGCTGGTCGTCGAGAAGCTGACCCGCTCCATCCTCGGCTGGGACCTGACCCGCGACGCGCAGGCCGTCAGCTACGCCTCCAATGCGCCCCGCGGCCCGATCGTCGCGCTGGCCGACGAGGCGACCTCCTCGGACGGCGACATGATCACGGCGGCGTTCAAGCTGCTCGGGCTGGGCCCGGTGGTGGGACAGCGGACGTGGGGCGGCGTCGTCGGGATGACCGGCCGGCACGTCCTCGGCGACGGCACGGTCATCACGGTCCCGATGAACGCCGCCTGGTTCGAGGGGCACGGCTGGTCGATCGAGAACCAAGGGGTGGAACCGGACTACGCGATCCTGCGGACGCCGCTGGACTGGGCGGAGGGCCGGCACGCGCAGCTGGCGGACGCGGTGCACCTGGCGCTGGAGCTGCTGGAGGCGCAGCCCGCGGCGGTCCCGCCGGGCTACACCGACGTACCGGACCTGCGGCGGCCGAAGCTGCCGCCGCGGTAG
- a CDS encoding SDR family oxidoreductase, whose protein sequence is MSAHRNLQGQVAVVTGAARGVGELLARKLSARGARVALVGLEPEALKEVSGRLHTDSAHWHADVTDHEAIARVAGEVRERFGRADIVVANAGVAAGGPFAASDPDAWRRVIEVNLVGSAVTARAFLPLLTESRGYFLQIASLAAMTPAPMMSAYCASKSGVEAFAHCLRAEVAHKGVRVGVGYLSWTDTDMVRGADRDGVMRELRQRLPWPANRTYPLGPAVDRIVAGIERRSAHVYAQWWLRGMQGVRGHLPALIAAGGQREVRRFEPRLAGVPKGLVGEGGAADERERGRAAGTG, encoded by the coding sequence GTGAGCGCGCACAGGAACCTTCAGGGACAGGTCGCCGTCGTCACCGGCGCGGCCCGCGGCGTCGGCGAGCTCCTCGCCCGCAAGCTGTCCGCGCGGGGCGCGCGGGTGGCGCTGGTCGGCCTGGAGCCGGAGGCGCTCAAGGAGGTGTCCGGGCGGCTGCACACCGACAGCGCCCACTGGCACGCCGATGTCACCGACCACGAGGCCATTGCCCGCGTCGCCGGGGAGGTCCGGGAGCGCTTCGGCCGGGCCGACATCGTCGTCGCCAACGCCGGCGTGGCCGCCGGCGGGCCCTTCGCCGCCTCCGACCCCGACGCCTGGCGCCGGGTGATCGAGGTCAACCTGGTCGGCTCGGCGGTCACCGCGCGGGCCTTCCTGCCCCTGCTCACCGAGAGCCGGGGCTACTTCCTGCAGATCGCCTCGCTCGCCGCGATGACCCCGGCCCCCATGATGAGCGCGTACTGCGCCTCCAAGTCGGGCGTGGAGGCGTTCGCGCACTGCCTGCGCGCCGAAGTCGCCCACAAGGGCGTCCGGGTCGGCGTCGGCTACCTGTCGTGGACCGACACCGACATGGTGCGCGGCGCCGACCGCGACGGCGTCATGCGGGAGCTGCGGCAGCGGCTGCCCTGGCCGGCGAACCGCACCTACCCGCTGGGCCCGGCCGTCGACCGGATCGTCGCCGGCATCGAGCGCCGCTCGGCGCACGTGTACGCGCAGTGGTGGCTGCGCGGCATGCAGGGCGTACGGGGCCACCTGCCCGCGCTGATCGCGGCCGGCGGGCAGCGGGAGGTGCGGCGGTTCGAGCCGCGCCTGGCCGGGGTGCCCAAGGGGCTGGTCGGCGAGGGCGGGGCCGCCGACGAGCGGGAGCGGGGCCGCGCCGCCGGCACGGGCTGA
- a CDS encoding alpha/beta fold hydrolase yields MSRLTHAPAGRYAPPAARRELVAVSADGARLHVEEHGEPDAPPVVLAHGWTCSTAFWAAPIRDLAADHRVIAYDQRGHGRTPATSRYSTTALADDLAAVLRAALAPGERAVLAGHSMGGMTIMAAAGRPELDEHAAAVLLCSTGSSRLAAEARVVPLRPGPLRTRLTRALLGSRAPLGPVTPPARQVLKYATMGPGSAPDKVEACARIVHACPTAVRHGWSRVLAELDVDARLAALTAPTAVLAGTADRLSPIVHARRIAAALPRCVGLTELAGMGHMTPVEAPEAVAGAVRDLARRYLVRPQEPRQQQEERTP; encoded by the coding sequence ATGAGCCGGCTGACGCACGCCCCTGCCGGCCGGTACGCGCCGCCCGCCGCCCGCCGCGAGCTGGTCGCCGTATCCGCCGACGGCGCCCGGCTGCACGTCGAGGAGCACGGCGAGCCGGACGCCCCGCCGGTCGTGCTCGCCCACGGCTGGACCTGCTCCACCGCCTTCTGGGCCGCCCCGATCCGCGACCTCGCCGCCGACCACCGGGTCATCGCGTACGACCAGCGCGGCCACGGCCGCACCCCCGCGACCTCCCGCTACTCCACCACCGCCCTCGCCGACGACCTCGCTGCCGTCCTGCGGGCCGCCCTCGCCCCCGGCGAGCGGGCCGTCCTCGCGGGGCACTCCATGGGCGGCATGACCATCATGGCGGCGGCGGGCCGGCCCGAACTCGACGAGCACGCCGCGGCCGTCCTGCTGTGCAGCACGGGCAGCTCCCGCCTGGCCGCCGAGGCGCGCGTCGTCCCACTGCGCCCCGGCCCCCTGCGCACCCGGCTGACCCGCGCCCTCCTCGGCTCCCGCGCCCCGCTCGGGCCGGTCACCCCGCCGGCCCGGCAGGTGCTCAAGTACGCGACGATGGGCCCCGGCTCCGCGCCCGACAAGGTCGAGGCGTGCGCCCGTATCGTGCACGCCTGCCCCACTGCCGTCCGGCACGGCTGGTCGCGGGTCCTCGCCGAACTCGACGTGGACGCCCGGCTCGCCGCACTGACGGCGCCCACCGCCGTCCTCGCCGGCACCGCCGACCGGCTCTCGCCGATCGTGCACGCCCGCAGGATCGCCGCCGCCCTGCCCCGCTGCGTCGGCCTCACCGAACTGGCCGGCATGGGGCACATGACCCCCGTCGAAGCCCCCGAGGCCGTGGCGGGCGCGGTCCGCGACCTGGCCCGCCGCTACCTCGTACGCCCCCAGGAACCCCGGCAGCAGCAGGAGGAGAGGACGCCGTGA